The following are encoded together in the Ranitomeya imitator isolate aRanImi1 chromosome 4, aRanImi1.pri, whole genome shotgun sequence genome:
- the GINS4 gene encoding DNA replication complex GINS protein SLD5, producing MEDEPGLSDQDSDAGSEEVLTPAELISKLEEAWLNEKFAPELLESKSEIVECVMEQLNHMEQNLQRARQGDLKISFHHMEIERIRFMLSSYLRSRLVKIETFFPHVLEKEKSREEAEPPHLSPEEFAFAKEYMTNTETLLKNVALRHMPPNLQSVDLLKCVPKPNLDSFVFLKVKQAQESILVEPETDEQSEYTIDMEVGSQHLIRYRTIAPLVASGAVNLI from the exons ATGGAGGACGAGCCCGGACTATCGGACCAGGACTCGGATGCCGGCAGTGAGGAGGTGCTGACCCCCGCGGAGCTCATTAGTAAGCTGGAGGAG GCCTGGCTGAATGAGAAGTTTGCCCCCGAACTCCTGGAGAGTAAATCTGAGATTGTGGAGTGTGTGATGGAGCAGCTGAATCATATG GAGCAAAATTTGCAACGAGCTCGACAAGGTGACCTGAAGATAAGTTTCCATCACATGGAGATAGAGAGGATCAGGTTCATGCTCAGCAGCTACCTGCGCAGCCGCTTAGTTAAG ATTGAGACCTTTTTCCCGCATGTTCTGGAGAAGGAGAAGTCTCGAGAAGAGGCTGAGCCGCCACATCTATCTCCAGAGGAATTCGCCTTCGCCAAGGA GTATATGACAAACACAGAGACTTTACTGAAGAACGTGGCCCTCCGTCACATGCCCCCGAATCTGCAGTCGGTGGACCTGCTGAAATGTG TCCCCAAACCAAACCTGGACTCGTTTGTGTTCCTGAAGGTGAAGCAGGCCCAGGAGAGCATCCTGGTGGAACCAGAGACAGATGAGCAGAG TGAATACACCATAGATATGGAGGTGGGCTCTCAGCACCTTATTCGATATCGCACAATAGCCCCTCTTGTGGCCTCCGGAGCTGTGAATCTCATCTGA